ACAAGACGAACTGGCTCATGCGGCCCGCAACCGTTCGTCGGCAGATTCAGCGCACGAATGATATTATCTACAACATAATAGGCGAGCGTAGTACTTATTACCGTCCACCTTGGGGGATTGTCAATTTGTTCGATATTTCCAAGCGTCGCCAAGTTGAAATTGTTCTATGGTCGGTAATGTTTGGAGATTGGCGTGAGAAGCTTGGTGCGCAGCGTCTCACTGAGAAGATGCTGGCGCGATTGAATCCCGGTGAAGTGATGCTGCTGCATGATAGTGGCACAACGTTAGGTGCCGATCCGGACGCACCCGAGAATATGCTTGTAGCCCTTGAACTGACGCTGCAGGAGGCCCAAAGAAGAGGACTGCGCAGTATTCGAGTGGATGACATGATCAAGATGGCGGAGAAATCACCGATTCGGCGTTTATCCTTTGGTAAACGAGTACTGGTCGGACTCTGGTTGGCTTGGGAGCAGGTATTCCAAGTATTATTCCAGCTCAAAACGATTAACCCGGCCGATCCATTCATGCATTATCGAATGCGTAAATATCAGGGAGAGCCTGTTGAACTTGGTGATGGAACCTTGCTGAGTAAAGGTGATAAAGTCATTGAGCTGCATATTGATAACAGGCAATTATTCGAGTTAGGTATTCATTCTCGTTCTTCTGCTCAACTTGCGATTCGCATGATCCGCAGAATGGAGAAGGGGTTGCCAATGCTGGCAGAAGTTATTGCCGAAGATGTAAACCTCGCGCAAGCCAAAGCACTTTATGGGGTTAGTATGATTAACCGTGGGCCAGAGAAATTCGGCTTTAGTGTACATGATTTGCCCGATGGCATATTCGCACGCTCCACCAAGTTTTACTTAAAGATCCTGTTAAGTGTGATTCATCCAGATGGTGGTGCTAGGCTCAAGGAGCGTAGTGAGGTCCTTGTACCGAAGCTAATTCTGATGCCTGTCTCAGAATTACTCAAGAAGATGAATAAGCAACTGCCTCATGATGAAAGGTCAGTAAGAAAACGTAAACCGCACCAAGAAGAAGCGTTGTCACTTAATGATTCACTCACAGAAGTGGAATTGCCAGGAGCAACAGTAACGAATTGATTCATGATATTATTTAGTCTTATATAATGAACCGTAATATAGATGCCTCACAAACCAGAAATGGATTGTGGGGCGTTTTTTCTTGTGCCCAATAAAAAAGAGCAGTCCGACCATAGATTATCTAAGGTGGACTGCTCTTGTATGCTAGGAACAAATAGAACTCGGGTTTGCTAATTAAATCTTCAGTACTGCACCGTTACTGGCGTTGGTAACCATTTTGGAATAGCGAGCCAGGTAACCAGTCTTAACTTTAGGCTCAAACTCTTTCCAGCCCGTACGGCGAACCGCCAATACTTCTTCGTCAACCAGGAGTTCAATCTTGCGATTGTTGAGGTCGAGTTCAATGATGTCTCCATCTTCAACAAAAGCGATCGGGCCGCCTTCAGCTGCCTCCGGAGAAATGTGCCCGATGCTAATTCCGCGGGAAGCCCCCGAGAAACGTCCGTCTGTAATCAGACCAACCTTAGCACCAAGACCCATCCCCACGATTTGCGATGTAGGAGCTAGCATTTCCGGCATTCCCGGTCCACCCTTTGGACCCTCATAACGGATAACGACTACATGGCCTTCTTTAACCTTACCGTTAGCGATGCCTTCGAGTGCGGATTCTTGGGAATCAAAGCAGATCGCAGGACCTTTGTGATATCCACCAACAGAAGCATCTACTGCACCTACTTTAATGATGGAACCTTCAGGAGCCAGGTTGCCGTATAGGACGGCGAGACCGCCTCTTTCGGAGTAAGGGTTATCGATCTTATGAATAACGGAAGTATCTTGGATCTCATGTCCGATTACGTTCTCGGCTAATGTTTTGCCGGTAACCGTCATACAGTCTCCGTACAGAGCACCTGGTTTCTTCAGCAATTCATTCAAGACGGCACTAACGCCGCCTGCGCGGTCCACATCTTCGATGAAAATATCGGATGCTGGAGCCAGCTTCGCCAAATAAGGAACACGGTTAGCCACTTCGTTAATGCGTTCAAGCGGATAATCGATACCAGCTTCTTGAGCCAGTGCAAGGGTGTGTAGCACCGTATTGGTGGAGCCACCCATTGCCATATCCAGTGCAAAAGCGTTATCGAGTGATTCTTTAGTTACGATATCTCTTGGTTTAAGGTCTAACTTAATCAGTTCCATCAGTTGAGTAGCAGATCTGCGTACAAATTCTCTGCGTTCATCAGCTACAGCTAGGATGGTACCATTACCTGGCAATGCCAGTCCAAGTGCCTCTGCCAAACAGTTCATGGAGTTGGCAGTGAACATTCCTGAACAAGATCCACAGGTAGGACAACCGAATTGTTCTAATTCAAGCAACTCAGCGTCATTGATTTTTCCGACTTGGTGAGCACCTACGCCCTCGAATACGGAGGTAAGGGAGAGCTTTTTACCTTTACTGTCTACGCCGGCTTTCATTGGACCACCACTTACGAACATGGTTGGAATGTTGACACGCAATGCGCCCATCATCATTCCCGGTGTGATTTTATCGCAGTTAGGGATGCAGACCATGCCATCGAACCAATGCGCGGAAACGACAGTTTCCAAGGCATCAGCGATGATCTCACGGCTTGGTAGTGAATAACGCATACCGATATGTCCCATTGCGATACCGTCATCAACGCCGATCGTATTGAATTCGAAAGGAACGCCGCCAGCTTCACGAATCGCTTCCTTAACGATCTTACCGAACTCTTGAAGATGCACATGACCTGGAACAATATCAATATAGGAATTGCAGACCGCAATAAACGGCTTTCCGAAATCTTCTTCTTTTACTCCGGCTGCACGCAGGAGACTACGGTGTGGAGCACGGTCAAAGCCTTTTTTAATCATGTCTGAACGCATTTTCTTAGCTGCCATATTGACATTTCCCCCCTAAATAAATTGCAATGAAATATAGTGTCGCATTAACGCAATGAACTCCAAAGACCTGCGTATATACGGTTTATAGAATGAACGGGGACGAGCTTCCTAGAGAAGAAGGGCGAAGCCGATTCTATAAAAAATGCCGCTGTTTTGGTATAAACGTTTCCCGCCTTTAATGAACGGAGAAGTCATTGTTATTAGTGAGTCTATCACAAAGAGCACGTTTTTTCTACCGGACAATGTGAAGTTTCTCATGAGGAGACCGGCCTTAAATAGTATAAAAAAACCTATCCGCAAGGGGATAGGCCACTTATAATGAGCGCCTTAAGGCAACACGCTGCAGGGTGATCATCCAACCAACGGGGGGCTCAACAATAGGATGCATCAGCCTTTTTACACTTGGTTGGGCTAAGAGAATGGTCAGTAAGATTGCAGAAAGCACCAATAACATGGCACCTAAAGAATGGTTGATATAAGCGTACAGGCCAGAAACAGCGGCAAAACGAACGATAAATCCGTGAAGTAGAAAAACATATAACGTACGGGAGCCCCAGTCAGTCAGCCGGCTAAGCGAATAAGGAATCCACCCCATAAACGCTAGTGCAGCAGTGATTTGTAGCCCGTAAACGCCCAGACGATAAATTCCTGCGTACCATTCTTGAAGCCCAAGCTGCATGTAGGTCATACTTCCGTAAAGCCAGCCTATCGGCAACTCTGATCCCCAAGATGCAAACAGAAGGAATAGAAGGATGGAGACTGCGGCAGCGGTAATTCTAATCCATTTTTGAAAAAAACGAGAAAAGGATTGGAACGAAAAATGATAACCTAATACGAAGAATGGCAGGTATACAAAAGTGCGGCTAATGCTGAACCATACGCCATCAAGCTGTAGGTACCCAACGGTAATTCCAGCGGCGACAGCAAAAATGAATTGAGTGGCAGGCGACCATTTACGCATCCCGATCATCAGTATACGCCAGAAGGCATGACTTGCCAGGAACCATAAGAGCAAATAGGGGGCGAAAAAGGAATGATGGATACCCTGCACCTGATATATGGTGGCGTCCAGCACAGAGTAGAGGCTTTGAAAAATAATATACTGCAATCCGATTTGCATGATAATGCGACGGCCTTGTGTACCTGTAAGGTGTTTATTGGCAAAAAAGCCTGTAACGAGCACGAAGAGCGGCATATGAAAGCTGAAGATCCACATATATAAGCTATGCAAGCTGCTCATTGAGCCTATCAATGGTTCTATGGCGTTTCCAACGATTACAGTAACAATGAGAACAAAACGTAAATTTAGAAAAAAGGTCTTTCCAGGCGTGTCTAGCGAGTTTTCCCCTACCATGACTTCCCCCCAAAGATGCTTGATGCTTTAATTTTAAAATACAAGATTTTCTTCAATTGAATTGTGAATTAACTCACTATTGAAAGCGTTATCATTAGTGCCAAATGTGGCGATGTGTTGAAGGTTGTTAGAACAGTGGGTTTCTACTATAATTTTCTTATATGCAGTAACATCCGGGAGTGGAGCATGTTGAAGAAAAGAATAACTAAGCGTCGTATTGGTTTAATTGTACTAATCATTCTTGTTGTAGCCGGATTGCTGATTTGGAAATATTTAACTCCGTATGCACCGGCTGAAGAAGCCGAAACTGCACTGATTTCAAGTGGTGGAGTTACAGTTGAACAAAATGAAAACTGGATTTCGTTCGAACCCTCCATTACTAAGGGGGCCTCGATCATATTTTACCCTGGAGCTCTGGTGAAACCAGAAGCTTACTCCCCACTGGCGAAGGGCATTGCTGCTGCGGGGCATCCGTTCTACATCGCTAAAATGCCGCTTAATTTAGCAGTAACAAAGGGCGATGCTGCAGAAGAGATTATTCGTGTGCATCCAAAGCAATCTTTTGTTCTAGGTGGGCATTCGCTTGGGGGTGTCATGGCGTCACGTTATGCGATTGAGCATGCGGACCAGCTGGAAGGTGTGTTTTTCCTGGCTTCTTATCCAGATGAAAAAGGTAGTCTGCGTGAGACTGCTTTGTCAGTATTGTCGGTAGTGGGTACAGAGGATCAGGTTATTGACAGAGACAGCTACAACAAAGGACGTTCCTATTTGCCAGATAATACGGTTTATAGTTCAATCGTCGGTGGAAATCACGCTCAGTTTGGAAGCTATGGACCACAAAAAGGAGACGGGAAAGCAACCATTTCCGAAGAAGAACAGCAAAATGACACTGTGCGCGCCATGCTGGATTGGCTTGGGAATATCAGGTAGTCTTCGGTCTTTCCAACAAAGGGAGGACACTTATGCCAGAATTACAGATTAACGATGAATGCATACCCTGTTCAGGAATATTGTTCGACAAAGATGGCACGTTATTGGATCTATTAGCCACTTGGGGGAATTGGGCCGAGCTTGTACTGTGTGGAATGGAAAATCAGCTTGCGATTATGGGAACTGATTTTATCGTGGATCGGAGTAAAGTGCTAGGTACCCAGCATGATGCTGCAGGAAAGTTGATTGGTTATGATCCAGCAGGGCCGCTCACCATGGCTACAGAAGAAGAAAGTTATGGTGTGCTTGCATGGCAGCTGTATACTGCGGGTGTTCCTTGGAATGAAGCGTTGACCCGTGTAAAGAGTATAGCTAAGGACGCTATGTATGAATTACGCAAACGCCGCACGGTACAACCTCTAGAAGGGCTTCTTCCTTTTCTGGAACAGTGCGCGGCTGCATCACTCAAGCTAGGGGTGGTTACCTCAGATGGCGCAAAGACCACTCAGGAGCATCTGGATTGGCTTGGTATTGCTCATTATTTTCATTCGGTAGTTACAAGAGACAGAGTATTAAACGGAAAACCCGCACCTGAAATGGCTGAATTAGCCTGCCGGGAGCTGGGGCTGTCTCCTGAAGTGACGATTATTATTGGTGACAGCAATGCAGATATGCAATTGGGTAAAGGTGCAGGCTTACGCCTCGCCGTTGGAATCTCCAGCATGGGTGATGGAAATCACTTGATTGACGCAGATGTGATTATTTCTAGCTATAATGAGCTAAGGATCACCTACTGATCAGCATATTAATGGAAAGGATGTGCTACAACATATGGATCAATTGCAGACACTTGCTTCTTGGATTAAAGACTGTGACAACATCGTTTTTTTCGGAGGGGCAGGTACGTCAACAGAGAGTGGGATCCCGGATTTCCGCTCGGCAGCAGGATTATACCAGACTCAGCACAATTCACCTTATCCGCCTGAAGTGATGCTGAGCCGAACTTTTTTTATGTCCTCACCGGACATTTTTTTTGATTTTTACCGCAGTAAAATGATTCATCCCGATGCTCGTCCGAATGGCGCACATCTGCTGCTTGCAGAGCTAGAACGGCAGGGCAAGCTTAAAGCAGTGATTACGCAAAATATTGATGGCCTACATCAGCTGGCGGGTAGCCAAAAGGTACTTGAGCTGCATGGTTCCATTCATCGTAACTATTGCATGGACTGCTCACGTTATTACGGGCTGGAGCAGCTCCTAAGTACCACTGAGATCGTCCCTCGCTGCCCCGAATGTGGTGGTATTATTAAGCCGGATGTTGTGCTATATGAAGAAGAATTGGACCATTCGGTGCTGGTGAGTTCTGTCGAAGCGATAGCAGCTGCAGATATGCTTATGATTGGTGGAACCTCTCTTACGGTCCAGCCTGCAGCTAGTCTAGTTACTTATTTCCGGGGCAAACGTACGGTGCTGCTGAATGGCGACCCGACACCTTTTGATGATCAAGCTG
This genomic stretch from Paenibacillus sp. FSL H7-0737 harbors:
- a CDS encoding NAD-dependent protein deacylase encodes the protein MDQLQTLASWIKDCDNIVFFGGAGTSTESGIPDFRSAAGLYQTQHNSPYPPEVMLSRTFFMSSPDIFFDFYRSKMIHPDARPNGAHLLLAELERQGKLKAVITQNIDGLHQLAGSQKVLELHGSIHRNYCMDCSRYYGLEQLLSTTEIVPRCPECGGIIKPDVVLYEEELDHSVLVSSVEAIAAADMLMIGGTSLTVQPAASLVTYFRGKRTVLLNGDPTPFDDQADLLVTDRIGKVLGSVKDLLG
- the ilvD gene encoding dihydroxy-acid dehydratase, encoding MAAKKMRSDMIKKGFDRAPHRSLLRAAGVKEEDFGKPFIAVCNSYIDIVPGHVHLQEFGKIVKEAIREAGGVPFEFNTIGVDDGIAMGHIGMRYSLPSREIIADALETVVSAHWFDGMVCIPNCDKITPGMMMGALRVNIPTMFVSGGPMKAGVDSKGKKLSLTSVFEGVGAHQVGKINDAELLELEQFGCPTCGSCSGMFTANSMNCLAEALGLALPGNGTILAVADERREFVRRSATQLMELIKLDLKPRDIVTKESLDNAFALDMAMGGSTNTVLHTLALAQEAGIDYPLERINEVANRVPYLAKLAPASDIFIEDVDRAGGVSAVLNELLKKPGALYGDCMTVTGKTLAENVIGHEIQDTSVIHKIDNPYSERGGLAVLYGNLAPEGSIIKVGAVDASVGGYHKGPAICFDSQESALEGIANGKVKEGHVVVIRYEGPKGGPGMPEMLAPTSQIVGMGLGAKVGLITDGRFSGASRGISIGHISPEAAEGGPIAFVEDGDIIELDLNNRKIELLVDEEVLAVRRTGWKEFEPKVKTGYLARYSKMVTNASNGAVLKI
- a CDS encoding HAD family hydrolase, whose protein sequence is MPELQINDECIPCSGILFDKDGTLLDLLATWGNWAELVLCGMENQLAIMGTDFIVDRSKVLGTQHDAAGKLIGYDPAGPLTMATEEESYGVLAWQLYTAGVPWNEALTRVKSIAKDAMYELRKRRTVQPLEGLLPFLEQCAAASLKLGVVTSDGAKTTQEHLDWLGIAHYFHSVVTRDRVLNGKPAPEMAELACRELGLSPEVTIIIGDSNADMQLGKGAGLRLAVGISSMGDGNHLIDADVIISSYNELRITY
- a CDS encoding polysaccharide deacetylase family protein; the protein is MQTLLLWLFYISSFYAFIPGMISRIFGYRVFRKGTGRNEFALTFDDGPDPRFTPLLLDLLKKYDAKATFFVVGSNAERYPDLIRRIHEEGHLIGIHNYVHKTNWLMRPATVRRQIQRTNDIIYNIIGERSTYYRPPWGIVNLFDISKRRQVEIVLWSVMFGDWREKLGAQRLTEKMLARLNPGEVMLLHDSGTTLGADPDAPENMLVALELTLQEAQRRGLRSIRVDDMIKMAEKSPIRRLSFGKRVLVGLWLAWEQVFQVLFQLKTINPADPFMHYRMRKYQGEPVELGDGTLLSKGDKVIELHIDNRQLFELGIHSRSSAQLAIRMIRRMEKGLPMLAEVIAEDVNLAQAKALYGVSMINRGPEKFGFSVHDLPDGIFARSTKFYLKILLSVIHPDGGARLKERSEVLVPKLILMPVSELLKKMNKQLPHDERSVRKRKPHQEEALSLNDSLTEVELPGATVTN
- a CDS encoding acyltransferase family protein gives rise to the protein MVGENSLDTPGKTFFLNLRFVLIVTVIVGNAIEPLIGSMSSLHSLYMWIFSFHMPLFVLVTGFFANKHLTGTQGRRIIMQIGLQYIIFQSLYSVLDATIYQVQGIHHSFFAPYLLLWFLASHAFWRILMIGMRKWSPATQFIFAVAAGITVGYLQLDGVWFSISRTFVYLPFFVLGYHFSFQSFSRFFQKWIRITAAAVSILLFLLFASWGSELPIGWLYGSMTYMQLGLQEWYAGIYRLGVYGLQITAALAFMGWIPYSLSRLTDWGSRTLYVFLLHGFIVRFAAVSGLYAYINHSLGAMLLVLSAILLTILLAQPSVKRLMHPIVEPPVGWMITLQRVALRRSL
- a CDS encoding alpha/beta hydrolase; amino-acid sequence: MLKKRITKRRIGLIVLIILVVAGLLIWKYLTPYAPAEEAETALISSGGVTVEQNENWISFEPSITKGASIIFYPGALVKPEAYSPLAKGIAAAGHPFYIAKMPLNLAVTKGDAAEEIIRVHPKQSFVLGGHSLGGVMASRYAIEHADQLEGVFFLASYPDEKGSLRETALSVLSVVGTEDQVIDRDSYNKGRSYLPDNTVYSSIVGGNHAQFGSYGPQKGDGKATISEEEQQNDTVRAMLDWLGNIR